From Herbaspirillum sp. WKF16:
TCGATCCCTGTGACCGTGCTGGACGTGTCCAACAACCGCGTGACACAAATCAAAACGCCTGAAGTGGATGGTTATTCCGCTGTTCAGGTGACCTTCGGTCAACGTCGCGCTTCCCGCGTGACCAAAGCCGCTGCCGGCCACTACGCCAAAGCTGGCGTTGAAGCTGGTACTGTCCTCAAAGAATTCCGTGTTGACGCCGCCAAGGCTGCCGAATTCAAGGCTGGTGATGCCGTTGGCATCGCTGTCTTCGAAGCTGGCCAGAAGGTCGACGTGCAAGGCGTGTCGATCGGTAAGGGCTACGCCGGTACCATCAAGCGTTACAACTTCTCGTCGGGTCGCGCGACCCACGGTAACTCCCGTTCCCACAACGTTCCTGGCTCCATCGGTATGGCCCAGGATCCGGGTCGCGTGTTCCCCGGCAAGCGCATGACCGGTCACCTGGGTGATGTCACGACTACCGTGCAGAACCTGGAGATCGCTCGTGTCGACGCAGAACGTCAGCTGCTGCTGGTGAAGGGTGCCGTTCCCGGCGCCAAGAACGGTCAAGTGATCGTCTCGCCGGCAGTCAAAGTCAAAGCGAAGAAGGGGGCCTAATCAATGGAACTGAAGCTCCTGAATGACCAAGGTCAAGCTGCTTCGAACGTCGCCGCACCGGATACTATTTTCGGTCGCGACTACAACGAAGCACTGATTCACCAGGTCGTGGTTGCCTATCAAGCAAACGCTCGCAGCGGCAACCGCAAGCAAAAAGACCGTGAAGAAGTCAGCCACACCACGAAGAAGCCGTGGCGTCAAAAGGGCACCGGCCGCGCTCGCGCCGGTATGTCCTCGTCGCCTCTGTGGCGCGGTGGTGGTCGTATCTTCCCGAACTCGCCTGACGAGAACTTCACCCACAAGGTCAACAAGAAGATGTATCGCGCAGGCGTCTGCTCGATCCTGTCTCAGTTGGCACGCGAAGGCCGCCTGTCGGTCGTGGAAGATTTCGCCGTCGAAGCTCCGAAGACCAAGCTGCTGGCCCAGAAGTTGAAGGGTATGGGCCTGGAATCGGTGCTGGTCATTACCGACAGCCTGGACGAAAAGCTGCTGCTCGCTTCGCGCAATCTGCCGGGCGTGCTGGTGGTTGAGCCGCGTCAAGCTGATCCCGTGTCGCTGGTGTACTTCAAGAACGTCTTGATCACCAAGCCCGCACTGGCAAAGATTGAGGAGTTGCTGGCATGAACGCAATCGTGAAATATAACGAAGAGCGCCTGATGAAGGTGCTGCTGGCACCGGTCATCTCCGAAAAGGCAACCTTCGTGGCCGAGAAGAACGAGCAAGTCGTTTTCCTGGTCACCAAGGATGCAACCAAGCTGGAAGTCAAGGCCGCCGTCGAACTGCTGTTCAAGGTGGAAGTGGAATCGGTGCAAGTCGCCAACCGTCAGGGCAAGCAAAAGCGCTCGAAGAACGGTATGGGCCGCCGCAACCACACCCGCCGTGCTTTCGTCAGCCTGAAGCCGGGTCAAGAAATCAACTTCACCGAGGAGGCTAAATAATGGCACTCGTAAAAGTGAAGCCGACCTCGCCCGGTCGGCGCGGCATGGTCAAGGTCGTTAATCCCGACCTGTACAAGGGCCGTCCGCTGGCCGCGCTGGTCGAGAAGAAGTCCAAGACCGCCGGTCGCAACAACAATGGTCACATCACCACCCGTCACATCGGCGGTGGTCACAAGCAGCACTACCGTATCGTCGATTTCCGTCGCAACAAGGACGGCATCCCGGCAAAGGTCGAGCGTATCGAATACGACCCGAACCGTACCGCGCACATCGCACTGCTGTGCTACGCGGACGGCGAGCGCAAGTACATCATCGCTCCTAAGGGCCTGTCGGTCGGCGACCAGCTGATCAGCGGTTCCGAAGCTCCGATCAAGTCGGGCAACACCCTGCCGATCCGCAACATCCCCGTGGGTACCACTATCCACTGCGTGGAAATGCTGCCGGGCAAGGGCGCCCAGATCGCACGTACCGCCGGCGCCGCTGTGGTGCTGATGGCGCGTGAAGGCACCTACGCTCAGGTTCGTCTGCGTTCCGGCGAAGTGCGTCGCGTTCACATCGAATGCCGCGCCACCATCGGTGAAGTCGGTAACGGCGAGCACAACCTGCGCAAGATCGGTAAGGCCGGTGCCACTCGTTGGCGCGGTATCCGCCCGACCGTTCGTGGCGTCGTCATGAACCCGGTCGACCACCCGCACGGTGGTGGTGAAGGTAAGACTGCGGCCGGCCGTCATCCGGTGTCGCCGTGGGGCCAGCAGACCAAGGGCAAGAAGACTCGTAGCAACAAGCGTACGACTTCGATGATTGTCTCGCGTCGCGGCAAGAAATAAAGGATAAAACATGACACGTTCATTGAAAAAAGGTCCTTTCTGCGACGCCCACCTGGTGAAAAAGGTTGAGGCAGCTCAGGCAATCAAGGACAAAAAGCCAATCAAGACCTGGTCGCGTCGTTCGACCATCATGCCGGACTTCATCGGCCTGACGATCGCGGTGCATAACGGCAAGCAGCACGTGCCGGTTTATGTCTCGGAAAACATGGTTGGTCACAAGCTCGGCGAATTCGCGCTGACCCGTACGTTCAAGGGTCACGCAGCCGATAAGAAGGCTAAGAAATAAGGTCCTATGATGGAAACTAAAGCTAACCTGCGCGGTGTGCACCTGTCGGCTCAGAAGGGCCGCCTGGTTGCAGACCTGATCCGCGGTAAAAAAGTTGATCAGGCACTGAATATCTTGGCCTTCAGCCCCAAGAAGGGCGCGGCGATCATCAAGAAGGTTCTGGAGTCCGCAATCGCGAACGCCGAACACAACGATGGCGCTGACATTGACGAGCTGAAAGTCAAGACCATTTATGTGGAAAAGGGTGCGGTCCTGAAGCGCTTCACAGCGCGTGCAAAGGGCCGTGGTGATCGTATTTCCAAGCAGTCGTGTCACATCTACGTGACCGTCGGAAACTAAGGAGTCACGATGGGACAGAAGATTCATCCAACCGGTTTCCGTCTGGCGGTTACACGTAACTGGGGCTCGCGTTGGTATGCCGGCAATAGCAACTTTGCCGAAATGCTCAACGAGGACCTGAAGGTCCGTGCTTACCTGAAGAAGAAGCTGAAGAACGCTTCGGTTGGTCGCGTCGTGATCGAGCGTCCGGCGAAGAATGCCCGCATCACCATTTACAGCTCCCGTCCGGGCGTTGTGATCGGCAAGAAGGGCGAAGACATCGAAGTGCTGAAGTCGGCGCTGGCCAAGCTGATGGGTGTGCCCGTGCACGTCAACATCGAAGAAATCCGCAAGCCGGAAGCCGATGCCCAACTGATCGCCGATTCGATCTGCCAGCAGCTCGAAAAGCGCATCATGTTCCGTCGCGCCATGAAGCGCGCGATGCAGAACGCAATGCGCCTGGGCGCTCAAGGCATCAAGATCATGTCGTCGGGCCGTCTGAACGGCATCGAAATCGCACGTACCGAATGGTACCGTGAAGGTCGTGTGCCCCTGCACACCCTGCGCGCCGATATCGACTACGGTTTCGGCGAAGCTGAAACCACCTACGGCATCATCGGCGTGAAGGTCT
This genomic window contains:
- the rpsS gene encoding 30S ribosomal protein S19 encodes the protein MTRSLKKGPFCDAHLVKKVEAAQAIKDKKPIKTWSRRSTIMPDFIGLTIAVHNGKQHVPVYVSENMVGHKLGEFALTRTFKGHAADKKAKK
- the rplW gene encoding 50S ribosomal protein L23, producing MNAIVKYNEERLMKVLLAPVISEKATFVAEKNEQVVFLVTKDATKLEVKAAVELLFKVEVESVQVANRQGKQKRSKNGMGRRNHTRRAFVSLKPGQEINFTEEAK
- the rpsC gene encoding 30S ribosomal protein S3, encoding MGQKIHPTGFRLAVTRNWGSRWYAGNSNFAEMLNEDLKVRAYLKKKLKNASVGRVVIERPAKNARITIYSSRPGVVIGKKGEDIEVLKSALAKLMGVPVHVNIEEIRKPEADAQLIADSICQQLEKRIMFRRAMKRAMQNAMRLGAQGIKIMSSGRLNGIEIARTEWYREGRVPLHTLRADIDYGFGEAETTYGIIGVKVWVYKGDRLANGEAPVLVGEPEDDKKRRGPRRDDGKPGARPRSSKPGAPGAGAKRGGRPQAADAGVSAEKAGE
- the rplV gene encoding 50S ribosomal protein L22, producing the protein MMETKANLRGVHLSAQKGRLVADLIRGKKVDQALNILAFSPKKGAAIIKKVLESAIANAEHNDGADIDELKVKTIYVEKGAVLKRFTARAKGRGDRISKQSCHIYVTVGN
- the rplB gene encoding 50S ribosomal protein L2, with protein sequence MALVKVKPTSPGRRGMVKVVNPDLYKGRPLAALVEKKSKTAGRNNNGHITTRHIGGGHKQHYRIVDFRRNKDGIPAKVERIEYDPNRTAHIALLCYADGERKYIIAPKGLSVGDQLISGSEAPIKSGNTLPIRNIPVGTTIHCVEMLPGKGAQIARTAGAAVVLMAREGTYAQVRLRSGEVRRVHIECRATIGEVGNGEHNLRKIGKAGATRWRGIRPTVRGVVMNPVDHPHGGGEGKTAAGRHPVSPWGQQTKGKKTRSNKRTTSMIVSRRGKK
- the rplC gene encoding 50S ribosomal protein L3 produces the protein MSLGLVGRKVGMMRIFTEDGDSIPVTVLDVSNNRVTQIKTPEVDGYSAVQVTFGQRRASRVTKAAAGHYAKAGVEAGTVLKEFRVDAAKAAEFKAGDAVGIAVFEAGQKVDVQGVSIGKGYAGTIKRYNFSSGRATHGNSRSHNVPGSIGMAQDPGRVFPGKRMTGHLGDVTTTVQNLEIARVDAERQLLLVKGAVPGAKNGQVIVSPAVKVKAKKGA
- the rplD gene encoding 50S ribosomal protein L4 gives rise to the protein MELKLLNDQGQAASNVAAPDTIFGRDYNEALIHQVVVAYQANARSGNRKQKDREEVSHTTKKPWRQKGTGRARAGMSSSPLWRGGGRIFPNSPDENFTHKVNKKMYRAGVCSILSQLAREGRLSVVEDFAVEAPKTKLLAQKLKGMGLESVLVITDSLDEKLLLASRNLPGVLVVEPRQADPVSLVYFKNVLITKPALAKIEELLA